Proteins encoded within one genomic window of Sphaerotilus montanus:
- a CDS encoding chemotaxis protein CheB: protein MHDPAAELPPAEIRRHFIVAIGASAGGLEALSSLIAHLPTDLNVPYVILQHLSPTYRSMLAQLLGRETAMAVREIEDGMVPEPNTIYTTPPNRNLEFRDDRFLLIAPAQEVLPKPSVNTFLYSLAETRGEGVIGVVLSGTGSDGASGLRAVKASGGLTFAQDPATAKYSGMPQAAIDTDCVDWVLAPADIAREIAGIVRTHGLIQPPHQGQNSPATLKTLLAKVHRYTKVDFSGYKETTVWRRILRRMAANRVASLDEYIALTRKNPDELGQLCKDILISVTSFFRDGEAFVALRRALEERLATKRIGDEVRIWVPGCATGEEVYSIAILLSELLGAGRHDFKIQLFATDIDQAAMNIARRGHYSEASLAGVDRGLVARYFKPHGDTYEISKELREMVVFARQNVVQDPPFLRLDLVSCRNLLIYFQNSLQERVLDIFHYALAPAGLLFLGKSESTYQRDNLFDTVHRDQRIFRRRDAPVSKSTVVSLMMDAAPPHRSVVPTKPRTLEERFLSAASSAYVPPSVLINAQMELLHVFGDVSNYLGLPVGRVDFNLLNLIRKDFRTEVQTLVHQAQHKRAAVFGRQHDHDKSSGAFRIAVHPIPGVEVEPMLLIAFEPVTVPDAARSDHFDLLPGLVTKDLEDELIATREHLQTVIEELETSNEETQALNEEMQASNEELQAANEELQAANEELQSTNEELTTVNEELQIKSAELGDANADLESIQSSVDYAIVVAGEQQRLLRYNDTAARLFGLSPARVGDSLRDVLAGHRLNAVLASIDEVIRTRRPLERQLTEGGCHYLLRASPRMTAQGDVRGCVLSLLDETPLFEVQRELRDKEQRLMSIMTFSTTLISVKDTSGRYEFVNPRFEQMLRRMTGLGAGDILGKTDQQVFPPDIARTFRERDLDVLRSGEASESREMLPIGGESVHFIALRFPMMSDDGVITAVCTKLVDISRLAGELGSAGR from the coding sequence ATGCACGACCCTGCCGCCGAGCTGCCGCCGGCCGAGATTCGCCGTCACTTCATCGTGGCCATCGGGGCGTCAGCCGGAGGGCTGGAGGCGCTGTCGTCGCTCATCGCCCACCTGCCGACCGACCTCAATGTCCCGTACGTGATCCTGCAGCACCTCTCGCCGACCTACCGCAGCATGCTGGCGCAGCTGCTCGGCCGCGAGACGGCGATGGCGGTGCGCGAGATCGAGGACGGCATGGTGCCCGAGCCCAACACGATCTACACCACGCCGCCGAACCGCAACCTCGAGTTCCGGGATGACCGTTTCCTGCTGATCGCGCCGGCGCAGGAGGTGCTGCCCAAGCCGTCGGTCAACACCTTCCTGTACTCGCTGGCCGAGACGCGTGGCGAGGGCGTGATCGGCGTGGTCCTGTCGGGCACGGGCTCGGACGGCGCCTCGGGGCTGCGCGCGGTCAAGGCCAGCGGCGGGCTGACGTTCGCGCAGGATCCGGCGACTGCCAAGTACTCCGGCATGCCGCAGGCCGCGATCGACACCGACTGCGTGGACTGGGTGCTGGCCCCGGCGGACATTGCCCGCGAGATTGCCGGCATCGTGCGCACCCACGGCCTGATCCAGCCCCCGCACCAGGGCCAGAACAGCCCCGCCACGCTCAAGACGCTGCTGGCCAAGGTCCACCGCTACACCAAGGTCGATTTCTCGGGCTACAAGGAAACCACCGTCTGGCGCCGCATCCTGCGCCGCATGGCCGCCAACCGGGTGGCCTCGCTGGACGAGTACATCGCGCTGACCCGCAAGAACCCGGACGAACTCGGCCAGCTCTGCAAGGACATCCTGATCTCGGTGACCTCGTTCTTCCGCGACGGCGAGGCGTTCGTGGCGCTGCGCCGCGCGCTGGAGGAACGGCTGGCGACCAAGCGCATCGGCGACGAGGTGCGCATCTGGGTGCCGGGCTGCGCCACGGGCGAGGAGGTGTACTCGATCGCCATCCTGCTGTCGGAGCTGCTGGGAGCCGGGCGCCACGACTTCAAGATCCAGCTCTTCGCCACCGACATCGACCAGGCGGCCATGAACATCGCCCGGCGCGGGCATTACTCCGAGGCCAGCCTGGCGGGGGTGGACCGGGGGCTGGTGGCGCGCTACTTCAAGCCGCACGGCGACACCTACGAGATCAGCAAGGAGCTGCGCGAGATGGTGGTCTTCGCGCGGCAGAACGTGGTGCAGGATCCGCCGTTCCTGCGCCTGGACCTGGTGTCCTGCCGCAACCTGCTGATCTACTTCCAGAACTCGCTGCAGGAGCGGGTGCTCGACATCTTCCATTACGCGCTGGCGCCGGCCGGGCTGCTGTTCCTGGGCAAGTCGGAGAGCACCTACCAGCGCGACAACCTGTTCGACACGGTGCACCGCGACCAGCGCATCTTCCGCCGCCGCGACGCGCCGGTCAGCAAGTCCACGGTCGTGTCGCTGATGATGGACGCCGCGCCGCCGCACCGCAGCGTGGTGCCGACCAAGCCGCGCACGCTGGAGGAGCGTTTCCTGTCGGCGGCGTCGTCGGCCTATGTGCCGCCGAGCGTGCTGATCAACGCGCAGATGGAGCTGCTGCACGTCTTCGGCGACGTGAGCAATTATCTGGGGCTGCCGGTGGGGCGGGTCGATTTCAACCTGCTCAACCTCATCCGCAAGGACTTCCGCACCGAGGTGCAGACGCTGGTGCACCAGGCCCAGCACAAGCGCGCCGCCGTGTTTGGCCGCCAGCATGACCACGACAAGTCGTCCGGCGCCTTCCGCATCGCGGTGCATCCGATTCCCGGGGTGGAGGTCGAGCCGATGCTGCTGATCGCGTTCGAGCCGGTGACGGTGCCGGATGCGGCCCGGTCCGACCACTTCGACCTGCTGCCCGGCCTGGTCACCAAGGATCTCGAAGACGAGCTGATTGCCACCCGGGAGCACCTGCAGACGGTGATCGAGGAACTGGAGACCTCCAACGAGGAAACCCAGGCGCTCAACGAGGAGATGCAGGCCTCGAACGAGGAGTTGCAGGCCGCCAACGAGGAACTGCAGGCGGCCAACGAGGAGCTGCAGTCCACCAACGAGGAGCTGACCACCGTCAACGAGGAGCTGCAGATCAAGTCGGCCGAGCTGGGCGACGCCAACGCCGACCTGGAGAGCATCCAGAGCAGCGTCGACTACGCCATCGTGGTCGCGGGCGAGCAGCAGCGCCTGCTGCGCTACAACGACACGGCGGCCCGGCTGTTCGGCCTGTCGCCGGCGCGGGTCGGCGACAGCCTGCGCGACGTGCTGGCCGGGCACCGGCTGAACGCGGTGCTGGCGTCCATCGACGAGGTGATCCGCACCCGCCGGCCGCTGGAGCGCCAGCTCACCGAGGGCGGCTGCCACTACCTGCTGCGCGCCTCGCCGCGCATGACCGCGCAGGGCGATGTGCGCGGCTGCGTGCTCAGCCTGCTCGACGAGACGCCGCTGTTCGAGGTCCAGCGCGAGCTGCGCGACAAGGAGCAGCGGCTGATGTCGATCATGACCTTCTCCACCACGCTCATCTCGGTGAAGGACACCTCGGGCCGCTACGAGTTCGTCAACCCGCGCTTCGAGCAGATGCTGCGCCGGATGACCGGGCTGGGCGCGGGCGACATCCTGGGCAAGACCGACCAGCAGGTGTTTCCACCCGACATCGCCCGCACCTTCCGGGAGCGCGACCTGGACGTGCTGCGCTCAGGCGAGGCGTCCGAGAGCCGCGAGATGCTGCCCATCGGCGGGGAGTCGGTGCATTTCATCGCATTGCGGTTTCCGATGATGTCCGATGACGGCGTGATCACGGCGGTGTGTACCAAGCTGGTGGACATCAGCCGGCTGGCGGGTGAGCTGGGCAGTGCCGGCCGCTGA
- a CDS encoding PAS domain S-box protein: MPAAESARVGALLAISRDVVLVVRHADHAILGASPVAERVYGLTVEVLRTMRYDDLVTDRSAVDEIFARHREHVPLRYHRRADGSRFPVEMTIHWLEGDGAGHGDSDGEQGYFRICDLTGVELEERRLQAAKDSYQAIFHAAPFPILLLDRRGMVAAANDAALALYRGSEATLVGRPVARLLQDERMARRYFRSARWQVSGQWHRRCDGELFLADVFVSIVRLPGEAQAVMVVRDVTEERALLDRVQASEARWRFALEGHGDALWEWDLARGSFHVSRQLSEQIGTFPPAPPDAGTTYWSALVHPGDRGRLDRDLLAHIKGETALVDTEVRLRLRGDTDRWFWLRGRVMERNESGRALRLLGSVRDVQQQKQQAEELAHWREQVQHTARVTSMGEMAAALAHELNQPLTSIRNFSAAALRRLDHEGLRDLAELRRAVQLIADEAMRAGRIMQHIHNFIRKGQLRTEAVSINELITGFQRLADIQARRAEAVIDLDLTVGLPLVQVDRVLVEQLLLNLVRNGLDAMPPAPHRTSDRPRRIEISTAVDAAGQVQVSVRDSGIGLPAHLVADLYTPFVSTKPDGLGMGLAICRSIVESHHGRLWAEANPAGGAVFHFTLPVAVPTAAPQETAHAPTLALPVAPAPAKAPRVRRR; this comes from the coding sequence GTGCCGGCCGCTGAATCCGCCCGGGTGGGGGCGCTGCTGGCGATCTCGCGGGATGTGGTGCTGGTCGTGCGGCACGCTGACCACGCCATCCTCGGCGCCAGCCCGGTGGCCGAGCGGGTCTACGGGTTGACGGTCGAGGTGCTGCGCACGATGCGCTACGACGACCTGGTGACCGACCGGTCTGCGGTGGACGAGATCTTCGCGCGCCACCGCGAGCACGTGCCGCTGCGCTACCACCGCCGTGCCGACGGAAGCCGCTTCCCGGTGGAGATGACCATCCACTGGCTGGAGGGCGACGGCGCCGGCCATGGCGACAGCGACGGCGAGCAGGGCTACTTCCGCATCTGCGATCTCACCGGGGTGGAGCTGGAGGAGCGCCGGTTGCAGGCGGCCAAGGACAGCTACCAGGCGATCTTCCACGCGGCGCCGTTTCCCATCCTGCTGCTGGACCGGCGCGGCATGGTCGCCGCGGCCAATGACGCCGCGCTGGCGCTGTACCGCGGCTCGGAGGCGACGCTGGTCGGTCGGCCGGTGGCGCGGCTGCTGCAGGACGAGCGGATGGCCCGCCGCTATTTCCGCTCGGCCCGCTGGCAGGTGTCGGGCCAGTGGCACCGCCGCTGCGATGGCGAGCTGTTCCTGGCCGACGTGTTCGTCTCGATCGTGCGCCTGCCGGGCGAGGCGCAGGCGGTGATGGTCGTGCGCGACGTCACCGAGGAGCGGGCGCTGCTGGACCGCGTGCAGGCCAGCGAAGCACGCTGGCGCTTCGCCCTCGAAGGCCACGGCGACGCGCTGTGGGAGTGGGATCTGGCGCGCGGCAGCTTCCACGTCTCGCGCCAGCTCAGCGAGCAGATTGGCACCTTTCCCCCCGCCCCGCCCGATGCGGGCACCACCTACTGGAGCGCGCTCGTCCACCCCGGCGACCGGGGTCGGCTGGACCGCGACCTGCTCGCCCACATCAAGGGCGAGACGGCGCTGGTGGACACGGAGGTGCGCCTGCGCCTGCGCGGGGACACCGACCGCTGGTTCTGGCTGCGCGGCCGGGTCATGGAGCGCAACGAGTCGGGGCGCGCGCTGCGGCTGCTGGGCAGCGTGCGCGATGTCCAGCAGCAGAAGCAGCAGGCCGAGGAACTCGCCCACTGGCGCGAGCAGGTGCAGCACACCGCGCGGGTCACCAGCATGGGCGAGATGGCCGCCGCGCTGGCCCATGAGCTGAACCAGCCGCTGACGTCGATCCGCAATTTCAGCGCGGCGGCACTGCGCCGGCTGGACCATGAAGGACTGCGCGACCTGGCCGAGCTGCGGCGGGCGGTGCAGCTGATCGCCGACGAGGCGATGCGGGCCGGGCGGATCATGCAGCACATCCACAACTTCATCCGCAAGGGCCAGTTGCGCACCGAAGCGGTGTCGATCAACGAGCTGATCACCGGTTTCCAGCGCCTGGCCGACATCCAGGCCCGCCGTGCCGAGGCGGTGATCGACCTTGACCTGACGGTGGGTCTGCCGCTGGTGCAGGTGGATCGGGTGCTGGTGGAGCAGCTCCTGCTGAACCTGGTGCGCAACGGGCTCGACGCCATGCCCCCCGCGCCGCACCGCACCAGCGACCGGCCCCGGCGCATCGAGATCAGCACCGCGGTGGACGCCGCCGGGCAGGTGCAAGTCAGCGTGCGCGACAGCGGCATCGGTCTGCCGGCGCATCTGGTCGCGGACCTTTACACCCCGTTCGTGTCCACCAAGCCGGATGGGCTGGGCATGGGGCTGGCCATCTGCCGCTCGATCGTCGAGTCGCACCACGGCCGGCTCTGGGCCGAGGCCAACCCGGCGGGTGGTGCGGTCTTTCATTTCACCTTGCCCGTGGCGGTACCGACCGCGGCACCCCAGGAAACGGCCCATGCCCCCACCCTCGCGCTCCCCGTCGCCCCCGCTCCCGCCAAAGCCCCACGTGTGCGTCGTCGATGA
- a CDS encoding response regulator transcription factor has protein sequence MCVVDDDAMVRTSLQMLLEVLGMRVSTYADAAAFLADPSALGCDVLLLDVRMPGMSGLQLQAQLNERHADVPILFISGHGDIPMAVRAMRAGALDFLQKPFNEQVLIDWIQTAIQRRESARDRADGADEVRRRLASLTPREREVLDAVMEGKANKVIAVDFGVSLKTVEQHRSRMMSKLGVRKVADIFRLLQGADPPDAGGALLG, from the coding sequence GTGTGCGTCGTCGATGACGACGCGATGGTGCGCACCTCGCTGCAGATGCTGCTGGAGGTGCTCGGCATGCGGGTCAGCACCTATGCGGATGCCGCGGCCTTCCTGGCCGACCCGTCGGCGCTGGGCTGCGACGTGCTGCTGCTCGATGTGCGGATGCCGGGCATGAGCGGCCTGCAACTGCAGGCACAGCTCAACGAGCGCCACGCCGACGTGCCCATCCTGTTCATCTCCGGGCATGGCGACATCCCGATGGCGGTGCGGGCCATGCGGGCCGGTGCGCTCGACTTCCTGCAGAAACCGTTCAACGAGCAGGTGCTGATCGACTGGATCCAGACCGCCATCCAGCGGCGCGAGTCCGCCCGCGACCGGGCCGACGGGGCGGACGAGGTGCGGCGCCGGCTGGCCTCGCTGACGCCGCGCGAGCGGGAGGTGCTCGACGCGGTCATGGAGGGCAAGGCCAACAAGGTCATCGCCGTCGACTTCGGGGTCTCGCTCAAGACCGTCGAGCAGCACCGCAGCCGCATGATGAGCAAGCTCGGTGTCCGCAAGGTCGCCGACATCTTTCGCCTGCTCCAGGGGGCGGATCCGCCGGATGCGGGGGGCGCGTTGCTGGGTTAA